The genome window GTGTCGCTGAGGAGTATAAAGTTAACGATTTAAACAAGTTACTCAAAAAGGCGACCAAAGAATTAGATTCCTTAACCATAAAAACGGAAGGTGTAGCCTTATTTACCGGCAAAAAATTAACATTGTACATCCCTGTAAAACCGACAAAGGAAATTTTGAACTTTCACGAATACCTTTGGAATTTGGTCAACGTAAATGAGTCAAAGTTAAACGATTATTATTCTCCAGATAATTGGTTTCCACATATAACTTTAGCGGTAGAAGATATTAATAAAGAGAATATTGGACAGATTACTAGTTATTTGTCTGATAAAAAGTTAAAATATCAAATAAAGTTGGAATCTCTTTCCCTAGTTCACAGAGAGTTAGGGAAAGAGGTTGAAATTGATCAAACTTTTGGCATTCCGAAACGGCGAAAGAGGAAAAAGTAAAATTATCTATTGTTTCTACCAAACCTTTCAATAATTACAATTACCGTAGCTCCTACTAAACCAAATATTAAAAAGCTAACAAAGTTCTCTATTTTTGAAATGGGGGCCCTCAATCCTCCAACCATCAGTCCCATCAAAAAAAACATTGTAGCGAGGTAAAACTTATCCAATACCCATTTCAGTAATCTACTCATAGAAGCCAATCCCAGCACAATACCTAAAACAAAGGTTATCAGCACAGAGAAATTAAAATCATTAACTGCTTTTACTATGTATGAATACTGATTCAAAAGTAATAGAACGTAGGCACCGGAAATCCCCGGCACGATCATGGCAGAAATAGCCAAAAATCCTGACGAAAAGATTATTAAAAATCCGTGTTGCTCTAATAAAAACTGTGCCCCTGAAATATAGAAGGCAACTAAAAAACCAATAGCGGCTGAAATAAAAAAAGAAACGTATTTGGATTTATGGGTATTTTTGAAATCAACATTTTTAAATAGATCAGATCCCAAAAAAAAGATACTACCGATAATTAAACCTGAAAAGAAAGAGAAGACACTTGTTTGATAGTTGTTTATTAAAAAGTCTATAAATCCCAAGGTTGAGAACATTCCAAGAAAAACGCCTATGTACAACATGATCAAAAATCTAAGTTCCCGACTTTTCGTTAAAGTTTTGAAATTAAATAAATTGGTAAAAACAAAAGACCATGCAGATATGAAATTCTCATAAATGCCAAGTATCAAAGCTATCGTCGCCCCTGAAACCCCAGGGATAGAATCAGAAATACCCATGAAAACACCATACAACGGAATTAAAAGATTTTTTTTCTTCATAAATACCTCCATTCAATAAATTTCTTTATAAAAAAAACCCCGCATAAAGCGGGATAAGTTGGGGATTTTATTGGGGGTTATTGTTTTCTAACCCTATTATATGTAGAAAATCTTAAAGCATCCTTAAAATATTTAAAAAAGGTTCTAATTCTTCTTTGCTGATGTTAATCCCCATTTCTATCCCTGTTTTGTTTGTTCCATGATAATCCGAACCAGCAGTAATAAACAAATCATACTTTTTGGCAAGGGTTTTATATCTTTCGATCATTTCTTTGGTGTGCAAGGAATAATAAGCTTCTATGCCGTCTAATCCATAATCTACTAACTCTCTAATCAGATTGTCTAGGTTTTGTTCATCGAGTTTTGTTTGATAAGGGTGCGCTAAAACAACTACACCCCCAGCTTCTTTAATTAACAATATTGCATCTTTTGGATCCAACCTTTTTTTATCTAAGTAAAGAGGTGCACCTTTCTTTAAATACTTATCGAAAGCCTCTTGTTTGTTGCTTACATAATTTTTTTTCACCATTAAAGAAGCAAAATGTGGTCTACCAATCAATTCTCCGCCTGCTTCTTCTTTTAGTTCTTCAAGTGAAATTTGAAAACCAAGTTTTTGCATGTTTTCGATCATCAAAACGTTTCTTTTTTTTCTGTACTCTTGAAGGTCTTCTAAAACCTTATTTAACCTTTTGTTTTTGATATCAAAGCCGTATCCTAAAAGGTGTAAAGTGTTCAGGAATTCTGCACTTATTTCTACTCCAGGAATGAATTTTAACTTGTTTAAATTTGGAAAGTTTTCTATAGCTTTTATTCCATCAAGGGTATCATGATCGGTGATAGATAGATATTCTATATTTTTTTCTAAGGCCAGATTCAATAATTCATCAGGAGTGTTACTCCCATCGGATCCTGTTGAATGAGTATGAAAATCAACTTTCACTTTTTCCCTCCTGTTTTAATTAGTATTACAGCGCCCTTTTTATTTATTTTTTCCAAAGAACTTTGTTTTTTTCGTCGTCGTATATCTCTTCAACATCGTCGGGTAGATCAATTTCTTCAATATATTTGGATATAGCTTCTTTGATCAGGTCTTCTGGTAAAGAAGTGATGAACCATAAGTCGCTTAACCAAACTTTGTTGTTTTCTCTTAGCGGTGCTTTATAAATGGCACTTTCTACTGCCTTTGCAAATGTAGATAAAGGTACTTCCTTGACAAAACCTTTACCTGAATTTTCTCCGTAGATATTGTTCATAACGACAATTTATGCCTCCTTAATGTGCACTTTTACTATTTTTAGAAACTCTAGAACATGCTTTAGCGCCCCTTCGCCCCGCAGCCCACCCATTTAAGGAAGGAACCTTCGGTCCCTTGGACTCTGGTGGGTGAAGGGCTCCGCCCTCACAATTGGTCTAATAAGAATTTTCTACATGTTATTTATAGCTATTTCTGTCCAACCTTCGAAATTCACATCCTTTAAATTTACGATTTCCTCTTTTTTCATCCATGTGCTCTCAAAGTTATCTTCTTCTTTAATCTTCGCAGAATCGATGAATCCGACAAAAAGGACACCTAAATGAACCTTGGATACATCTTCAGTGTTATCGTTGATTATTCCTTTGTAAACATATTTATATGAATTGGTAATCCATAATTCTTCATTAATTTCACGATCCATTCCGTTGAAAAAGGTTTGTTCCATAGTAATACCCTTATCCCCTTTGTTTATGTGGCCCCCTATTCCTATTGATATTTTGTTGTGAAGCCTTTTTTCTCCTTGATTTTGTGTTCTTTTTAAAACTAAAACTTTGCCTTCGTAGTTTTTGAACACTACATAAGGTATGATTTGTTTGTAATTATAATCGTTTTCTATTTCATCTCTTTCGTGGAAATTACCGCTTTCTAATATTTCTACGAAATCGCTAAATTTTATTTTAAAAAAATTATTGTTGAACGAAGATATTTTTTCTACAATTTTTATGGTGGGAATAGCTAAAATCTGTTCACTCATTCTATAATCTCCATTGTTATATTATCGTTCGTGTAAATACATATTTCACCGGCTATTTTTATGGCTTTTTTTGCAATTTCCTCAGCATCTAAGTCCGTGTTTCTTAACAGAGCCATTGCTGCAGCGTATGCATAAGGTCCACCGGAACCTATTGCAATTGCATCTTCTTGTGGTTCCATAACTTCGCCATTACCAGAAATTAAAAAGATATTTTCTTTGTCGGCAACCAATAATAATGCTTCAAGTCTTCTCAGTGCTTTGTCCATACGCCATTCTTTTGTCAGTTCTACAGCTGCTTTCATAAGATTACCATGTGAAGATTTATACTTTCCTTCAAATCTTTCATACAAAGCGAGGGCATCTGCTACGGATCCAGCGAAACCTGATATTACTTTTCCTTCACCCAATCTTCGCACTTTTTTGGCGTTGCCTTTAAAGACTGTTTCACCCATTGTTACTTGTCCATCACCACATATTACTGTTTTTCCGTTTCTTTTTACTCCTAATATTGTTGTCCCATGAAAATCCATAAATTGTATTTCCTCCTTGCACTCACATTTTTTTATTTAGAAACTCTAAAACCTTGGTAGATAGCGCCCCTTCGCCCCGCTCCCCACCCATAAGGATAAAAGTTCTTTGTCTTTGCCCCACGCCATCCCTAAGGATAAAAGTTCTTTGTTTTTTGTCCCGCTGCCCACCCAAAAACACTTTGCTGCGCTATCGTCTATTCATTTTCAAAAACTGATTTTTGTGGGTTGTTTTAAATGATTTTTTATTATTATATCTATTAAATCATCAAAGCTGATTCCTGCAGCTATTGCGGATGTTGGAAGATCACTTAATTCTGTTAAACCTGGAACGGTGTTTATTTCCAAAACGTAAATCTCATCACCCTTTAAGATTGCATCGATTCTAAACATGTCTTTAAAAGTGAGTATCTTCATAACTTGATTTCCTATTTCATTTATTTTTTGTATGATTTTTTCAGGTGAATTAAGCTGTGGCTTGAGTTCAGTTAATCCGTTAGTATATTTTGCTTCATAATCGTAGAATTCTTTTTTTGGAATAATTTCAAGAATAGGTAGTAATATGAACTCATCATTTTTCTGAATATAAGATATCGTTATTTCGCGGCCTTTTATATATTCTTGAACCAGAACTTCCTGAAATTCTTTCAAATCTTTTTCTAAATAGAATTTGAATTCATTTTCGTTGTGGATGATGTATACGCCTTTACTTGATCCACTTTTTCTAGGTTTGATGATGAAAGGGTACTGAAAGGGCGGTGATATCAATTTGTTGGTTAGGATTGTTTGAGGCATTTGTATATAATTTTTAAATAGAGTATAGAATATAAATTTATCGTATGTGGCTACACATGTTTCAGAGTTAGAACATGTGTAGTCTATCCCTAATATGTCCAATAAAGAAGATAATCTTCCGTCTTCTCCGTAATCTCCGTGCACCACGTTGAAGGCGAATTTATAATTTTGAATTTTATTTATAAAATCGTCATCTATTAAATCCAGTATCAGTGGTTTATGCCCCAAATTACTTAT of Petrotoga miotherma DSM 10691 contains these proteins:
- a CDS encoding 2'-5' RNA ligase family protein, encoding MQSLLTILPQPFYNKITKLWNELDKNFDIKWVKNNVPFPHITWSVAEEYKVNDLNKLLKKATKELDSLTIKTEGVALFTGKKLTLYIPVKPTKEILNFHEYLWNLVNVNESKLNDYYSPDNWFPHITLAVEDINKENIGQITSYLSDKKLKYQIKLESLSLVHRELGKEVEIDQTFGIPKRRKRKK
- a CDS encoding DUF368 domain-containing protein, translating into MKKKNLLIPLYGVFMGISDSIPGVSGATIALILGIYENFISAWSFVFTNLFNFKTLTKSRELRFLIMLYIGVFLGMFSTLGFIDFLINNYQTSVFSFFSGLIIGSIFFLGSDLFKNVDFKNTHKSKYVSFFISAAIGFLVAFYISGAQFLLEQHGFLIIFSSGFLAISAMIVPGISGAYVLLLLNQYSYIVKAVNDFNFSVLITFVLGIVLGLASMSRLLKWVLDKFYLATMFFLMGLMVGGLRAPISKIENFVSFLIFGLVGATVIVIIERFGRNNR
- a CDS encoding PHP domain-containing protein, with translation MKVDFHTHSTGSDGSNTPDELLNLALEKNIEYLSITDHDTLDGIKAIENFPNLNKLKFIPGVEISAEFLNTLHLLGYGFDIKNKRLNKVLEDLQEYRKKRNVLMIENMQKLGFQISLEELKEEAGGELIGRPHFASLMVKKNYVSNKQEAFDKYLKKGAPLYLDKKRLDPKDAILLIKEAGGVVVLAHPYQTKLDEQNLDNLIRELVDYGLDGIEAYYSLHTKEMIERYKTLAKKYDLFITAGSDYHGTNKTGIEMGINISKEELEPFLNILRML
- a CDS encoding NUDIX hydrolase yields the protein MSEQILAIPTIKIVEKISSFNNNFFKIKFSDFVEILESGNFHERDEIENDYNYKQIIPYVVFKNYEGKVLVLKRTQNQGEKRLHNKISIGIGGHINKGDKGITMEQTFFNGMDREINEELWITNSYKYVYKGIINDNTEDVSKVHLGVLFVGFIDSAKIKEEDNFESTWMKKEEIVNLKDVNFEGWTEIAINNM
- the hslV gene encoding ATP-dependent protease subunit HslV; this encodes MDFHGTTILGVKRNGKTVICGDGQVTMGETVFKGNAKKVRRLGEGKVISGFAGSVADALALYERFEGKYKSSHGNLMKAAVELTKEWRMDKALRRLEALLLVADKENIFLISGNGEVMEPQEDAIAIGSGGPYAYAAAMALLRNTDLDAEEIAKKAIKIAGEICIYTNDNITMEIIE
- a CDS encoding D-alanine--D-alanine ligase family protein gives rise to the protein MDIPIITGGKSIEREIAFISAKNVFNSISNLGHKPLILDLIDDDFINKIQNYKFAFNVVHGDYGEDGRLSSLLDILGIDYTCSNSETCVATYDKFIFYTLFKNYIQMPQTILTNKLISPPFQYPFIIKPRKSGSSKGVYIIHNENEFKFYLEKDLKEFQEVLVQEYIKGREITISYIQKNDEFILLPILEIIPKKEFYDYEAKYTNGLTELKPQLNSPEKIIQKINEIGNQVMKILTFKDMFRIDAILKGDEIYVLEINTVPGLTELSDLPTSAIAAGISFDDLIDIIIKNHLKQPTKISF